The proteins below are encoded in one region of Micromonospora pisi:
- a CDS encoding winged helix-turn-helix transcriptional regulator: protein MTTSLVDKIAPEAQTTKAEVTCDADLMRSVLARVGDKWSVVVICELGKGPRRFNELRRLAYPITQRMLSTTLRALERDGVVTRTVHPTVPPQVEYALAPAGRALLTIVQDLAGWTEQNLEDIRASRAAYDHSHQDPAGTDL, encoded by the coding sequence ATGACGACCTCGCTCGTCGACAAGATCGCTCCGGAAGCGCAGACGACTAAGGCCGAGGTCACCTGTGATGCCGACCTGATGCGCAGCGTGCTGGCGCGGGTCGGCGACAAATGGTCCGTTGTCGTGATCTGTGAACTGGGCAAGGGGCCCCGCCGTTTCAACGAGCTACGACGGCTGGCGTATCCGATCACCCAGCGGATGCTCAGCACCACCCTGCGCGCCCTAGAGCGCGACGGCGTGGTCACCCGTACGGTGCACCCCACCGTCCCACCCCAGGTCGAGTATGCCCTCGCCCCTGCCGGACGGGCCCTGCTCACCATCGTGCAGGACCTCGCGGGCTGGACCGAGCAGAACCTCGAAGACATTCGCGCCAGCCGGGCGGCATACGACCACAGCCATCAGGACCCGGCCGGCACGGACCTCTGA
- a CDS encoding ATP-grasp domain-containing protein, giving the protein MTIAVLETINFGLGYLVDAARERGHEVILLTGERSRYTHELSKAPGDSIRVVDVDTGNVDEVISILRAVPDLAGLVRMADPWSLQALAVADRLGLPHENTEAVSLLRDKGRLRRHLYDNGFSRSPSVVFDPLTANPAELIRLLPFPCVVKDVAGSLSQNVWLVRKPEELASVLVAARHAEDLRGGALTAEPYFLGPMYSAETVSWAGETKIIGVTSRALSPEPHFREEMGSFPVNLPETMRSELAKWLSAILCSVGYHEGVTHTEFIITTGGFEIVEINTRMGGALIGESINRSLGINFHSAFIDLALGRRPLVMDLDPEIRQGTTQIAVYAPGVGTFDGISGAEQLRDHPGTPTLYPIQSPGDAIPATTDQRGVLAMLLADGETAELSLHNALSAAGKLTVRMR; this is encoded by the coding sequence GTGACTATCGCCGTACTCGAAACGATCAACTTCGGCCTGGGGTATCTGGTCGACGCGGCCCGTGAGCGCGGGCATGAAGTGATTCTGCTCACCGGTGAGCGTTCCCGATACACCCACGAGCTGTCTAAGGCGCCGGGCGATTCGATCAGGGTCGTTGATGTCGACACCGGCAACGTCGACGAAGTGATCAGCATCCTGCGCGCGGTGCCCGATCTCGCCGGTCTGGTCCGGATGGCGGACCCGTGGAGCCTGCAGGCACTCGCCGTCGCGGATCGGCTGGGCCTGCCACACGAGAACACGGAGGCGGTATCGCTGCTGCGGGACAAAGGGCGCCTGCGTCGACACCTCTACGACAATGGTTTCTCGCGTTCGCCGAGCGTCGTCTTCGATCCGCTGACCGCGAACCCGGCAGAACTGATCCGTCTGCTGCCGTTCCCGTGTGTCGTGAAAGATGTCGCGGGCAGCTTGAGCCAGAACGTCTGGCTGGTCCGCAAGCCGGAGGAGCTGGCGAGCGTACTGGTCGCCGCCCGGCACGCGGAGGACCTACGTGGCGGCGCGCTGACCGCCGAGCCCTACTTTCTCGGACCCATGTACAGCGCTGAGACGGTGAGCTGGGCCGGCGAGACAAAAATCATCGGCGTCACGAGCCGTGCGCTGTCACCGGAGCCGCACTTCCGGGAGGAGATGGGGAGCTTCCCGGTGAACCTGCCCGAGACGATGCGGAGCGAACTGGCGAAGTGGCTTTCCGCGATCCTCTGCTCCGTCGGCTACCACGAGGGCGTTACCCACACCGAGTTCATCATCACCACCGGCGGTTTCGAGATCGTGGAGATCAATACGAGAATGGGTGGCGCGCTGATCGGTGAGTCCATCAACCGGTCACTCGGCATCAACTTCCACAGTGCCTTCATCGACCTCGCCCTGGGGCGACGCCCGCTGGTAATGGACCTCGATCCCGAGATCCGGCAGGGCACGACACAGATCGCCGTGTACGCCCCCGGCGTCGGGACCTTCGACGGGATCAGCGGGGCGGAACAGCTCCGCGACCACCCCGGAACGCCGACGCTCTATCCCATCCAGAGCCCGGGTGATGCGATTCCCGCCACTACCGATCAGCGCGGGGTGCTGGCCATGCTGCTCGCCGACGGCGAGACGGCCGAACTGTCGCTCCATAACGCCCTGTCGGCGGCGGGGAAACTCACCGTACGCATGCGTTGA
- a CDS encoding helix-turn-helix transcriptional regulator — translation MENTAVSPVFVGRGPELAELIRSVQAAEAGTPQALLLRGEAGVGKTRLVEELLHTLKAGVAVTAIGGCVEVGGEGLPFAPFSAALRSLWQQLPDEVSAASAGQKELLARLMPELGSSGPFGQGDDDNARLFELTARILERLASNRLVVLVVEDLHWADASTRHLLGYLLRTKRNGRLLIIATYRSDDIHRRHPLRRLLAEVDRLRTVRRIEIPRFTRVEVLKQLSGILGASPDPALLNEIFDRSDGNAFFVEELARSYVERARVGLDDLRDLLLVRLEALPEGSQRIVRIAAESGTAVGYPLLKAVTGLPEDELIEALRNAVLAQILVPARDGSGYGFRHALVREAVSDSLLPGERALINRRYAEALEADASLVRVEELMTRLARHWYDAHDDVKALQMSVSASVEARNRYAYAEQLRLLERAMELWDRVSDQVRGELRPLGHPEAYPTRVSASDGVGVRYVDLLAAATVAARQSGDHDRALNLVRSALELIPPKRDPLPAAWFWTQRSLLVQELNRGDGWQELRKARDLVDGHPPSVVHADVLVHVANWGAKHRPGPESLLDAERAVDYATQVDSEELELHARITRCWLKAETDVDGTSLAELYEARGRAEELGSVSVVGRANQNLPSTLEGMGHSEEAVAAAEHGVEVCRSLGLAETEAWVQSNRSLSLFSLGRWPESDAALDEAAAVAQSYKVRGIIAMRQSYNLLVRGDVEAAASHLALSRRLLGTEDLQPQLVVSLTHYGMEIAARQGRLTDARAEFLRADAAGLTAGPVRYALPMLRAAAAFEADARGTTAPAEAGAAVLAAVHGAAARLRAVFPIDHAFDRMVLAELRRAEGADDPALWAEVVAAFESLERPYELAIAHLGQGRALLGVHQRRTEAADQLTRAHRIAGRLGARLLNLDIEALAHRAGLTLTDSPPAGSPTGESTSLGLTPRESEVLRLVATGYSNRRIAEELYISQKTASTHVSNILAKLGASGRTEAAAMAHRLGLLIG, via the coding sequence GTGGAAAACACAGCGGTAAGCCCCGTCTTCGTGGGGCGGGGCCCCGAACTCGCCGAACTCATCCGCTCGGTGCAGGCGGCCGAGGCCGGGACGCCCCAGGCGTTACTCCTGCGGGGCGAGGCGGGCGTCGGCAAAACCCGGCTGGTCGAGGAGTTGCTCCATACCCTCAAGGCCGGAGTGGCGGTCACGGCGATCGGCGGCTGTGTCGAGGTCGGCGGCGAAGGACTGCCCTTCGCACCGTTCTCCGCCGCGCTGCGGTCGCTGTGGCAGCAGTTGCCCGACGAGGTGAGTGCGGCGAGCGCAGGCCAGAAGGAACTACTCGCGCGACTCATGCCGGAACTGGGCTCCTCGGGGCCCTTCGGGCAGGGCGACGACGACAACGCGCGCCTGTTCGAGCTGACCGCCCGGATCCTGGAACGACTCGCGTCGAATCGGCTGGTCGTGCTCGTCGTCGAGGATCTGCACTGGGCCGACGCGTCGACCCGTCACCTACTCGGCTATCTGTTGCGCACCAAACGGAATGGCCGGCTTCTGATCATCGCGACCTACCGTTCCGATGACATCCACCGCCGCCACCCGCTGCGCCGGCTGCTCGCGGAGGTGGACCGACTGCGTACAGTGCGGCGGATCGAGATACCCCGGTTCACTCGGGTCGAGGTACTGAAGCAGCTCAGCGGCATCCTCGGCGCCTCACCGGACCCCGCCCTGCTCAACGAGATCTTCGACCGGTCCGACGGTAACGCCTTCTTCGTCGAGGAACTCGCCCGCTCGTATGTCGAGCGCGCGCGAGTTGGACTGGACGACCTTCGCGACCTGCTGCTGGTGCGGCTGGAGGCGCTGCCGGAAGGCAGCCAGCGAATCGTGCGGATCGCGGCCGAAAGCGGTACCGCGGTCGGCTACCCGCTGCTGAAGGCCGTCACGGGCTTACCAGAGGACGAGCTGATCGAGGCACTGCGCAATGCTGTACTTGCCCAGATCCTCGTACCCGCCCGGGACGGGTCCGGGTACGGCTTCCGACATGCACTGGTCCGCGAGGCGGTGAGCGACAGTCTCCTGCCGGGCGAGCGCGCTCTGATCAATCGGCGGTACGCCGAGGCTTTGGAGGCCGACGCCTCTCTTGTCCGGGTCGAGGAGCTGATGACTCGACTCGCCCGGCACTGGTACGACGCGCACGACGACGTGAAAGCCCTACAGATGAGTGTGTCCGCCTCCGTCGAGGCAAGGAACCGCTACGCGTACGCCGAGCAGTTGCGGTTGCTGGAACGCGCGATGGAGCTGTGGGACCGGGTGTCGGATCAGGTGCGCGGTGAACTGCGCCCGTTGGGCCATCCGGAGGCGTACCCGACCCGGGTCTCTGCGTCGGACGGCGTCGGAGTGCGCTACGTCGACCTGCTCGCGGCGGCGACCGTCGCCGCCCGGCAGAGCGGGGATCACGACCGAGCACTCAACCTGGTCCGGAGTGCGCTTGAGCTGATCCCCCCGAAGCGCGACCCGCTGCCTGCGGCCTGGTTCTGGACGCAGCGCTCGCTGCTGGTGCAGGAGCTGAATCGCGGGGATGGATGGCAGGAACTACGGAAAGCTCGCGACCTGGTAGACGGACACCCACCGTCCGTGGTGCACGCCGATGTCCTCGTACACGTCGCGAACTGGGGCGCGAAACATCGGCCAGGGCCGGAGAGCCTGCTCGACGCCGAGCGTGCTGTGGATTACGCCACCCAGGTCGACTCCGAAGAGCTCGAACTGCACGCCCGCATCACCCGGTGCTGGCTCAAGGCCGAAACCGATGTCGACGGCACAAGCCTCGCCGAGCTGTACGAGGCGCGCGGACGTGCCGAGGAGTTGGGGTCGGTCAGCGTCGTCGGCCGCGCCAACCAGAACCTGCCGTCGACCCTGGAGGGGATGGGCCATTCGGAGGAGGCGGTGGCCGCCGCCGAACACGGTGTTGAGGTGTGCCGCTCGCTCGGCCTGGCCGAGACCGAGGCGTGGGTGCAGAGCAACCGTTCGCTCTCGCTCTTCTCGCTGGGACGCTGGCCGGAGTCCGATGCCGCCCTAGACGAGGCGGCGGCGGTCGCGCAGTCGTACAAGGTTCGCGGCATCATCGCGATGCGCCAGTCGTACAACCTGTTGGTCCGTGGCGACGTCGAGGCGGCGGCGAGCCACCTTGCGCTGAGCCGGCGGTTGCTCGGCACCGAAGATCTCCAGCCGCAGTTGGTCGTCTCCCTGACTCACTACGGGATGGAGATCGCCGCACGGCAGGGCAGGCTCACCGACGCGCGGGCCGAGTTTCTTCGGGCCGACGCCGCGGGCCTCACCGCTGGCCCGGTGCGTTACGCCCTACCGATGCTCCGGGCCGCCGCAGCGTTCGAGGCGGACGCTCGCGGTACGACCGCACCCGCCGAAGCGGGGGCGGCTGTTCTTGCCGCTGTCCACGGGGCCGCCGCTCGCCTTCGCGCGGTATTTCCCATCGACCATGCCTTCGACCGCATGGTCCTGGCGGAACTGCGCCGGGCGGAAGGCGCCGACGACCCCGCCCTGTGGGCGGAGGTGGTCGCCGCCTTCGAGTCACTGGAGCGACCGTACGAGCTGGCAATCGCCCACCTGGGCCAGGGCCGCGCTCTGCTCGGCGTGCACCAGCGCCGCACCGAGGCGGCAGACCAGCTCACCCGGGCCCACCGGATCGCCGGTCGGCTCGGCGCTCGGCTGCTGAATCTCGATATCGAGGCGCTGGCGCACCGAGCGGGCCTCACGCTGACCGACAGCCCGCCCGCCGGCTCCCCCACCGGCGAATCGACCTCCCTTGGGCTCACCCCGCGCGAGTCAGAGGTGCTACGGCTGGTGGCGACCGGATACAGCAACCGGCGGATCGCCGAGGAGCTCTACATCTCGCAGAAGACCGCCAGCACCCATGTCTCCAACATCCTGGCCAAGCTCGGCGCCTCCGGACGCACCGAGGCCGCGGCGATGGCCCACCGGCTCGGTCTTCTGATCGGCTGA
- a CDS encoding SDR family NAD(P)-dependent oxidoreductase, whose product MSARLQSKVIIVTGGTMGMGRAFAQRAAGEGAKVVIGARDRKRGEGVTAAIVAAGGQALFVPTDVTVEEQVAELVRVTVAEFGRLDGAFNNAGGGNAIGAVRDIDDAFWRSTIDRNLTSVFYSLKHEIPAILASGGGSIVNNASTVGIVGDANLAAYSAAKHGVIGLTRSAALDVAAEGVRVNALVTGLVDTPLWREVSANPEIERHFLGLQPNGRAGREDEIAAFTSFLLSDDAAYITGAALAIDGGVTAK is encoded by the coding sequence ATGTCTGCGCGACTGCAATCGAAGGTAATCATTGTTACCGGCGGCACCATGGGGATGGGGCGGGCGTTCGCCCAGCGGGCTGCCGGGGAGGGCGCGAAGGTTGTGATCGGTGCGCGGGACAGGAAACGTGGTGAGGGGGTCACCGCCGCGATCGTGGCGGCCGGTGGCCAGGCGCTGTTCGTGCCGACCGACGTGACGGTGGAGGAGCAGGTCGCCGAATTGGTACGAGTCACCGTCGCCGAGTTCGGCCGGCTGGACGGCGCGTTCAACAACGCCGGTGGAGGAAACGCCATCGGCGCCGTACGCGACATCGACGACGCCTTCTGGCGGAGCACCATCGACCGCAACCTGACCAGCGTGTTCTACAGCCTCAAGCACGAGATCCCGGCGATTCTGGCGTCCGGTGGCGGCTCCATCGTCAACAATGCCTCCACCGTGGGAATAGTCGGGGACGCGAACTTAGCGGCCTATTCGGCGGCGAAACACGGCGTCATCGGACTCACCCGCTCGGCCGCACTGGACGTGGCAGCCGAGGGCGTACGGGTGAATGCTTTGGTGACCGGACTGGTCGATACTCCACTGTGGCGGGAAGTCTCAGCGAACCCGGAAATCGAGCGGCATTTCCTGGGTCTGCAGCCGAACGGCCGTGCCGGCAGGGAAGACGAGATCGCCGCGTTTACGTCATTCCTGCTTAGCGACGACGCCGCCTACATCACCGGTGCGGCGCTCGCCATCGACGGCGGCGTAACCGCGAAGTAG
- a CDS encoding low temperature requirement protein A — protein sequence MFVAAYFGIHDARDAVLIPGTRVNPYIQARSIRVFFWFLVSAPLWVAGVFTEGNIRLALWAIAAAVDLWSARIGWPTPRLGRTELASQIFTGNHLTERHRQIFIIGIGELILTAGSGLAFSHRDGGRIAVAAVAFANAMLLFQLYFQRVQQLLAPGEVSSVERVRPATSTSYSHLVMVAGVVVISTSTSLTFSRPLGEVSVAWILTLLGGPGLFLLGTCLFDYVVTSRILWSRSIALLVLAAIAPAMPLLPPLGIMLVTNLVLLITLVNEMIVNRRRPVSHLMKQRR from the coding sequence ATCTTCGTCGCGGCGTACTTCGGCATCCATGACGCCCGCGACGCGGTCCTCATCCCCGGCACCCGCGTAAACCCGTACATCCAGGCCCGAAGCATTCGGGTCTTCTTCTGGTTCCTCGTCTCCGCCCCGCTGTGGGTCGCCGGCGTGTTCACAGAGGGGAATATCCGGCTGGCGCTCTGGGCAATCGCGGCAGCGGTGGACCTCTGGTCGGCCCGAATCGGCTGGCCGACGCCGCGGCTCGGCCGCACCGAACTCGCCAGCCAGATCTTCACTGGCAACCACCTGACCGAGCGCCACCGGCAGATCTTCATCATCGGGATCGGCGAACTGATTCTCACCGCTGGTTCCGGGCTCGCCTTCTCCCACCGTGATGGCGGCCGGATAGCCGTTGCCGCAGTGGCGTTCGCCAACGCGATGCTCCTCTTTCAGCTGTATTTCCAGCGGGTCCAACAACTGCTGGCTCCTGGCGAGGTCTCCTCCGTGGAGCGAGTTCGTCCTGCCACCTCCACCTCGTACAGCCATCTGGTGATGGTGGCCGGCGTCGTGGTCATCTCGACCAGCACCTCGCTCACGTTCAGCCGTCCACTCGGCGAGGTGTCGGTGGCCTGGATCCTCACTCTTCTCGGCGGCCCCGGGCTTTTCCTCCTCGGCACCTGCCTATTCGACTACGTGGTGACCAGCCGGATCCTCTGGTCCCGATCCATCGCCTTGCTCGTGCTGGCCGCGATCGCCCCCGCGATGCCGCTGCTGCCACCACTCGGCATCATGCTCGTGACAAACCTGGTCCTACTGATCACGCTGGTCAACGAAATGATTGTCAATCGTCGCCGGCCGGTCAGCCACCTGATGAAACAACGCCGGTAA
- a CDS encoding MDR family MFS transporter, protein MNKSTRSLARSLNGFPDGFWWLWTSTLVNRLGTFVFPFLAIYLTSVLGYSAAHAGLILAIYGVGASVGALLGGELSDRIGRRATMGGAQLVTAVVTAAMGFVTGSTAIAVLAFSVGAAASASRPAISAMIVDLVPPEDRQRAFSVNYWASNIGFGFSAAVAGVLAHQGYLWLFIGDAVTTLLCAVVMWVKLPETRPAGPEVPSPVPAARVGLGHILGDSRFLVLCLLGFAMWMMFYQGSSSLSVAMAGSGIGTQAYGLIIALNGILIVVLQIPVTSMLKGRDRRMVLALSALLTGVGFGVNGFAGTSVILYSLSVMVWTLGEIAYAPASAAAVAELSDERAHGRYQGLFGFSTSVASILAPLVGGLALDLWGGPALWLLCVAVGVATAAGFWALLTVTRRASGRSDVVPESEPPLLEQEQERELVPSSPTRSPVA, encoded by the coding sequence ATGAACAAGAGCACTCGAAGCCTCGCCCGAAGCCTGAACGGATTTCCCGACGGGTTCTGGTGGCTGTGGACCAGCACGCTGGTGAATCGGCTCGGCACGTTCGTCTTTCCGTTTCTGGCCATCTACCTCACATCGGTGCTCGGTTACTCGGCGGCCCACGCGGGCCTCATATTGGCGATCTACGGGGTTGGCGCATCCGTCGGTGCGCTGCTCGGCGGTGAGCTGAGTGACCGGATCGGGCGCCGCGCGACGATGGGCGGTGCCCAGCTCGTCACTGCCGTGGTCACCGCGGCGATGGGGTTCGTCACCGGGTCCACCGCCATCGCCGTGCTGGCGTTCAGCGTGGGCGCCGCCGCCAGCGCCTCACGCCCAGCGATCTCGGCGATGATCGTGGATCTCGTCCCGCCGGAGGACCGGCAGCGGGCGTTCTCCGTCAACTACTGGGCCAGCAACATTGGCTTCGGCTTCTCGGCGGCGGTGGCCGGCGTCCTCGCGCACCAAGGGTATCTCTGGCTTTTCATCGGCGATGCTGTCACGACGTTGCTCTGCGCGGTGGTGATGTGGGTGAAGCTGCCGGAGACCCGGCCAGCGGGACCCGAGGTGCCGTCGCCGGTCCCCGCGGCCCGGGTCGGTCTCGGGCACATCCTCGGGGACTCCCGGTTCCTGGTGCTCTGCCTGCTCGGATTCGCCATGTGGATGATGTTCTACCAGGGGTCCAGCAGCCTCTCGGTGGCCATGGCCGGAAGCGGGATCGGCACCCAGGCGTACGGGCTGATCATCGCGCTGAACGGCATCCTGATCGTCGTGCTGCAGATCCCGGTCACCTCCATGCTCAAGGGGCGCGACCGCAGGATGGTGCTCGCGCTCAGCGCGCTGCTCACAGGTGTGGGGTTCGGTGTGAACGGCTTCGCTGGCACATCGGTAATCCTCTACTCGCTCTCGGTTATGGTGTGGACGCTGGGTGAAATCGCCTACGCGCCTGCCTCGGCGGCCGCGGTGGCCGAGTTGTCCGACGAGCGAGCCCACGGCCGTTACCAGGGCCTGTTCGGCTTCAGCACCTCGGTCGCGTCGATCCTCGCTCCGCTTGTCGGTGGTCTGGCGCTGGATCTCTGGGGAGGACCCGCCCTGTGGCTTCTCTGCGTCGCGGTCGGCGTGGCCACGGCGGCCGGATTCTGGGCGCTGCTCACCGTCACGCGCCGAGCCTCAGGCCGGTCCGACGTGGTCCCGGAGAGCGAGCCACCGCTCCTCGAACAGGAACAGGAACGGGAACTGGTCCCGAGCAGTCCCACTCGTTCTCCGGTCGCATGA
- a CDS encoding FAD-binding oxidoreductase, whose protein sequence is MTTENTRSAKAERDLSSLRGLASGGVHLRGDEDYDRARTTWALAVDLRPAAVAFPLNAEEVTAVVRAAAAAGLRVAPLGTGHNAHPLGDLSDSVLMRMSGMTGITIDADARQARVEAGVVWSSVVEAAGAHGLAALHGSSPDAGVVGYLLGGGVSWYARSLGLATNSLTAVELVTADGSLVRVDAEHHPDLFWAVRGGGGANFGVVTAIEFTLYPIETAYAGMLVWDLRDAHQVLSRWAQWAADAPDAVTTSYRHLHFPPIPEIPEPFRGRQLVVIDGAVLGDDAEAERLLAPLRNLGPEMDTFARVPAASLIRMHMDPEQPVPGGGRSSLLDELPPAAVDRLVEVAGADSGNSLFLMAELRQLGGALGRPQPGAGATAMLDGRFQLIAGGMMIGELAKQTIADCERVVDAMAPYSRGREYLNFQEEPVDPSTGYDASAWERLIHSATRSTQVPSSRPTTKFPPADSGPPSADDGRTRGARSWNRAPPLTVTSIRLAH, encoded by the coding sequence GTGACTACCGAGAACACCCGGTCAGCGAAAGCGGAACGCGACCTGTCGTCGCTGCGCGGGCTGGCGAGCGGGGGCGTCCACCTGCGAGGTGACGAAGATTACGACCGCGCCCGGACGACCTGGGCGCTCGCGGTCGACCTGCGTCCCGCTGCGGTGGCCTTCCCGCTCAACGCGGAGGAGGTCACGGCCGTCGTACGGGCCGCCGCAGCGGCCGGGCTGCGGGTCGCGCCACTGGGCACCGGGCACAACGCCCACCCGCTCGGCGACCTGAGCGACAGCGTACTGATGCGCATGTCTGGAATGACCGGGATCACGATCGACGCCGACGCGCGCCAGGCACGGGTCGAGGCCGGAGTCGTGTGGTCTTCCGTGGTCGAAGCGGCCGGGGCGCATGGCCTGGCCGCTCTACACGGATCATCGCCGGACGCCGGCGTGGTCGGCTACTTGCTCGGCGGAGGCGTGAGCTGGTACGCCCGGTCGCTGGGCCTGGCGACCAACAGCCTGACCGCCGTCGAACTGGTCACCGCGGACGGCTCGCTCGTCCGGGTCGACGCCGAGCACCACCCGGACCTGTTCTGGGCGGTACGCGGGGGCGGGGGCGCCAACTTCGGTGTGGTGACGGCGATCGAGTTCACGCTCTACCCGATCGAGACCGCGTACGCCGGCATGCTGGTGTGGGACCTGCGCGACGCGCACCAGGTGCTCAGCCGCTGGGCACAGTGGGCCGCCGACGCGCCCGACGCGGTCACCACCTCGTACCGGCACCTACACTTCCCGCCGATTCCCGAGATCCCGGAACCGTTCCGGGGCCGCCAACTGGTCGTCATCGACGGCGCAGTACTGGGCGACGACGCCGAGGCGGAGCGGCTCCTGGCGCCGCTGCGGAACCTCGGACCGGAGATGGACACCTTCGCCCGGGTGCCGGCCGCGTCACTGATACGGATGCACATGGACCCGGAGCAACCCGTGCCGGGTGGCGGGCGGTCGTCCCTGCTCGACGAGCTGCCGCCGGCCGCGGTGGACCGCCTGGTCGAGGTCGCTGGCGCCGACTCCGGCAACTCGCTGTTCCTGATGGCGGAGTTGCGCCAGCTCGGTGGGGCGCTCGGGCGCCCACAGCCCGGCGCGGGCGCGACGGCGATGCTCGACGGCCGGTTCCAACTGATCGCCGGCGGCATGATGATCGGCGAGCTGGCCAAGCAGACCATCGCCGACTGCGAACGGGTGGTCGACGCGATGGCGCCCTACTCACGCGGACGGGAGTACCTGAACTTCCAGGAGGAGCCCGTGGACCCGTCGACCGGCTACGACGCCTCGGCCTGGGAGAGACTGATCCATTCCGCAACGCGGTCGACCCAGGTGCCCTCTTCCAGGCCAACCACGAAATTCCCACCCGCCGATAGCGGACCACCCTCCGCTGACGACGGTCGCACGCGCGGGGCACGGTCATGGAACCGTGCCCCGCCGCTTACCGTAACCAGCATTCGCCTTGCCCACTGA